AGCAGCCAAGCGCGACGCTGTGTCCCGGTGGATCGGGCGCAGTTGCGGCTCCCTACGCCAGTCTCCACTCTCGCGATTTGACGATGGCTTATTTGATCGGCAAGGATTTGGAATACGCGTATTTTTTCTCATCCAATCTCACGGATGCCGACCTCAGCCAAGCGAACCTCACGAATGCGTACTTCTACACAGCCACATTGACGAATGCCGACTTCACCGGCGCTCAGGTGCAAGGGGCTCGTTTTAGCACAGCCCAAGGTTTCACCGCGGCGCAGCTCTACTCGACCGCCAGCTACCAGGCCCACGATC
The window above is part of the Pirellulales bacterium genome. Proteins encoded here:
- a CDS encoding pentapeptide repeat-containing protein → MIQWLFRWYGGVTIRTEVLRAGLNAGKSSVLKRHCASRSAALAAALVWATVARADIYQWEYVNPGDPGEGKQPSATLCPGGSGAVAAPYASLHSRDLTMAYLIGKDLEYAYFFSSNLTDADLSQANLTNAYFYTATLTNADFTGAQVQGARFSTAQGFTAAQLYSTASYQAHD